A DNA window from Bradyrhizobium barranii subsp. barranii contains the following coding sequences:
- a CDS encoding MBL fold metallo-hydrolase, with product MTQDGEQEATPPWDAARVNLTSNELAPGVFAVMPDDVFEKDHVATTAGFVIGERSVLVVESMLNGDLAAQLIGLVRQVTSKPIRFLVNTSYHGDHAYGNYLFPDSTVVIQHPATKRYMEGSFEDDRRFMISLMGKGKGIERVQARAADITVPDMISVDLGSRIVEVRHFGFAQTPGDLVIWAPDAKVLWVGNMIQAPSPALPWLLEGRHKETITTLARVRDFLPEDATIIPGHGRPMRPADIEFPLRYLRELDSAVRTAIAEGRSIEATLEAVAMAHYGEYSLFDWAHNSVNVPAAFRHLQEPDGGLA from the coding sequence ATGACGCAGGACGGTGAGCAAGAAGCAACGCCGCCCTGGGATGCGGCTCGGGTCAACCTCACATCGAACGAACTGGCTCCCGGCGTTTTCGCGGTCATGCCTGACGACGTGTTCGAGAAAGACCACGTCGCCACCACGGCCGGCTTCGTGATCGGCGAACGCAGCGTACTCGTCGTCGAGTCAATGCTGAATGGCGATCTCGCCGCGCAGCTTATCGGGCTCGTACGTCAAGTGACGTCGAAGCCGATCCGCTTCCTCGTCAACACCAGCTATCACGGCGACCATGCATACGGGAATTACCTGTTTCCCGACAGCACTGTCGTTATTCAGCATCCGGCGACCAAGCGCTACATGGAAGGAAGCTTCGAGGACGATCGCCGTTTCATGATCAGCCTCATGGGTAAGGGGAAGGGCATTGAACGCGTGCAGGCACGAGCCGCTGACATCACCGTCCCCGACATGATCAGCGTCGATCTTGGCAGCCGCATCGTCGAGGTCCGTCACTTTGGGTTCGCGCAGACGCCAGGCGATTTGGTCATATGGGCGCCGGACGCGAAGGTGCTTTGGGTCGGTAACATGATCCAAGCACCGTCTCCGGCGCTTCCATGGCTCCTCGAAGGGCGGCACAAGGAGACGATTACGACCCTTGCCCGCGTGCGCGACTTCCTGCCGGAAGACGCAACCATCATTCCAGGCCACGGCCGGCCGATGCGTCCCGCGGACATCGAATTCCCGCTTCGCTATCTTCGCGAGCTCGACAGCGCCGTGCGCACGGCGATCGCAGAAGGTCGATCGATCGAGGCCACGCTCGAGGCGGTCGCCATGGCGCACTACGGCGAGTACAGCCTGTTCGATTGGGCGCACAACTCCGTCAACGTGCCCGCCGCCTTCCGCCACCTGCAAGAGCCGGACGGCGGATTGGCCTAG